The following proteins come from a genomic window of Pseudomonadota bacterium:
- a CDS encoding class I SAM-dependent methyltransferase yields the protein MFETGIRERKARTMVAVLEDCLPGPLADYRLLNVGGSAGIIDDHLARHLGQVVGIDIDAPAIDHARRHFSRANLEFLVGDALNLPFPAASFDVVICSQVYEHVTDPQQMFREIHRVLKHGGVCYFAAGNRLMWNEPHYNLPLLSVLPRPLAHVYIRLAGKARHYHEKHLSYWGLRKLVRNFSCQDYTRRLVTEPDKYHTAYLIRPGSLKAALARLLLRLAYWAFPGYIWVLRKDSHS from the coding sequence ATGTTCGAGACCGGCATCAGGGAACGCAAGGCCCGCACCATGGTGGCGGTGCTCGAGGATTGCCTGCCCGGCCCGTTGGCAGACTACAGGCTGCTGAACGTCGGCGGCTCGGCCGGCATCATCGACGACCATCTCGCTCGGCATCTCGGCCAGGTCGTCGGTATCGACATCGACGCGCCAGCCATCGACCATGCACGACGCCATTTCAGCCGCGCCAATCTCGAGTTCCTCGTCGGCGACGCCCTCAATCTGCCCTTCCCTGCCGCGAGCTTCGATGTGGTGATCTGTTCGCAGGTATATGAACATGTCACCGACCCGCAGCAGATGTTCCGGGAAATCCACCGGGTGCTGAAGCACGGCGGCGTCTGTTATTTCGCCGCCGGCAATCGGCTGATGTGGAATGAGCCGCACTACAACCTGCCGCTGCTGTCCGTGCTGCCGCGCCCGCTGGCGCATGTGTATATCCGTCTGGCCGGCAAGGCACGCCACTACCATGAAAAGCACCTCAGCTACTGGGGCCTCAGGAAACTGGTACGCAACTTTTCCTGCCAGGACTACACCAGGCGTCTGGTAACCGAACCGGACAAGTATCATACCGCTTACCTGATCAGGCCGGGTTCGCTCAAGGCCGCACTCGCCCGCTTGCTGCTGCGGCTCGCCTATTGGGCCTTTCCCGGGTATATCTGGGTCCTCAGGAAGGACTCCCATTCCTGA
- a CDS encoding glycosyltransferase yields MTPILVLTSTYPRWQDDTEPAFVRHLCLQLARAYRPIVLAPHYPGASRHEVLDGIEVYRFRYFLPFAQRLAYDGGIMTNLERHPARLLLVPFFLLSQFYWILRLCRARQIRLIHAHWLIPQGLLAVLARTLGCRRAKILCTAHGGDLWSMQGGLMNRLKGYVLRRIDHLTVVSRAMRDHLRATGRLPAHTSVQPMGVDLTGTFTPASATAARSGLLFVGRLVEKKGVITLLEALALLARNHPDLQLTCIGDGPERAGLEQRAAALHIADRVKFRGAVPNHQIPAYLRAARIAVVPSLVAGSGDQEGLGLVAVEALGCGCATVVSDLPALRDVVEDGSNGLVFRAGDAADLAAKLELLLQDQPLYDRLTAAGRQSVTGKFDWQAVGNGYIETIADCLGRP; encoded by the coding sequence GTGACACCGATACTGGTACTCACCTCGACCTACCCCCGCTGGCAGGACGATACCGAGCCTGCATTCGTGCGCCACCTCTGCCTGCAACTGGCCAGGGCCTACCGGCCCATCGTCCTGGCGCCGCACTATCCCGGCGCCAGCAGACACGAGGTGCTCGATGGAATCGAGGTATACCGCTTCCGCTACTTCCTGCCATTCGCACAACGGCTGGCCTACGATGGCGGCATCATGACGAATCTGGAGCGGCATCCGGCCAGGCTGCTGCTGGTTCCGTTCTTCCTGCTCAGCCAGTTCTACTGGATCCTGCGTCTGTGCAGGGCCAGGCAAATCCGCCTGATTCACGCGCACTGGCTGATACCGCAGGGCCTGCTGGCCGTACTGGCCCGCACGCTGGGCTGCAGGCGGGCGAAGATCCTCTGCACGGCCCATGGCGGCGATCTCTGGTCCATGCAGGGCGGCCTGATGAACCGGCTGAAGGGCTATGTCCTGCGCCGCATCGATCATCTGACGGTCGTCAGCAGGGCCATGCGCGATCACCTGCGCGCGACGGGCCGCCTGCCGGCACACACCAGCGTACAGCCCATGGGTGTAGATCTGACCGGCACGTTCACGCCGGCCAGCGCCACGGCCGCACGCAGCGGACTGCTGTTTGTCGGACGACTGGTGGAGAAGAAGGGCGTGATCACGCTGCTCGAGGCCCTCGCGCTGCTCGCTCGGAACCATCCCGACCTGCAGCTGACCTGCATCGGCGACGGGCCGGAACGCGCCGGCCTCGAGCAGCGCGCAGCGGCGCTGCACATCGCGGACCGGGTGAAATTCCGCGGTGCGGTACCCAACCACCAGATCCCCGCCTACTTACGCGCGGCTCGCATCGCGGTCGTGCCCTCCCTGGTAGCCGGTAGCGGCGACCAGGAAGGCCTGGGGCTGGTGGCGGTCGAGGCACTCGGCTGCGGCTGCGCCACCGTGGTGTCCGACCTGCCGGCCCTGCGGGACGTGGTCGAGGATGGCAGCAACGGCCTGGTATTCAGGGCGGGTGATGCGGCGGATCTGGCTGCCAAGCTGGAACTGCTGCTGCAAGACCAGCCGTTGTATGACAGACTGACAGCCGCGGGCCGACAGTCGGTGACGGGGAAATTTGATTGGCAAGCGGTGGGTAACGGCTATATTGAAACCATCGCCGACTGCCTGGGGCGGCCTTGA